The following are from one region of the Ananas comosus cultivar F153 linkage group 20, ASM154086v1, whole genome shotgun sequence genome:
- the LOC109725590 gene encoding probable glucan endo-1,3-beta-glucosidase BG4 → MALAWTTCFGLLTLIFAQQVHANSIGICYGMTGDNLPSPPDVVALYKKYFIEKIRIYSPNPEVQNALQLQDLKVAVGVRNEDIPNIAANQTAADKWVSTNISPYNDSGIQYVVVGNEVIGSNLGKYVAPAMANLRNSLNSVKLVAIRVTTSVYTGVLSMSSPPSQGTFSPSVVDDMTAIVSFLNNLPPENPQHVIMVNVHPYFAYAADPEHISLEYALFTATSPVVRDGNLDYYNLFDAMVDAFYAALEKIGGASIEVVVSETGWPSAGNGNFTTIELAKTYNKNFMNHIASSGTPKRPNISTVGFIYEMFNEDQKPAGVEQNFGLFYPSGQPVYNIF, encoded by the coding sequence ACAGCATAGGTATTTGTTACGGAATGACAGGTGATAATCTTCCATCTCCTCCTGATGTTGTGGCCCTCTACAAGAAGTATTTCATAGAAAAAATCAGAATTTACAGCCCTAACCCTGAGGTCCAAAACGCCCTCCAGTTGCAAGACCTCAAAGTCGCCGTCGGTGTCAGAAACGAAGACATACCCAACATCGCAGCTAACCAAACAGCGGCAGACAAGTGGGTGAGTACAAATATTTCGCCTTACAATGATTCAGGAATCCAGTATGTCGTGGTTGGCAACGAGGTCATAGGGAGCAACTTGGGAAAGTACGTAGCTCCAGCGATGGCGAACCTTCGCAACTCATTGAACTCTGTGAAACTAGTAGCTATTAGGGTGACGACGTCAGTCTACACTGGTGTCCTTAGCATGTCAAGTCCACCATCTCAGGGCACATTCTCTCCTAGTGTAGTTGATGACATGACAGCCATTGTGTCGTTCTTGAACAATCTGCCACCAGAGAACCCGCAACATGTGATAATGGTCAATGTTCACCCTTACTTTGCTTACGCCGCAGATCCAGAACACATCTCTCTCGAATATGCACTGTTCACAGCAACAAGTCCGGTCGTAAGAGATGGGAACTTGGATTACTATAATCTTTTCGACGCCATGGTTGATGCTTTTTATGCTGCTTTGGAGAAGATAGGAGGAGCTAGTATAGAGGTTGTGGTGTCGGAGACTGGCTGGCCATCAGCGGGCAATGGGAACTTTACAACAATTGAGCTTGCAAAGACGTATAACAAGAACTTTATGAACCATATTGCAAGTAGTGGGACCCCCAAAAGACCAAACATTAGTACCGTTGGATTCATATATGAAATGTTCAATGAAGACCAAAAGCCTGCAGGAGTGGAGCAGAACTTCGGATTGTTCTATCCAAGCGGACAACCCGTCTacaatatattttga
- the LOC109725635 gene encoding classical arabinogalactan protein 9-like has translation MAGNPNPNPTTLPPSSNPRPLTLTLILTLTLALAAADPLSPSPSPSPSPFFPPRTPPKQTNSAPSGLPASPLRLPPPHHPRVPAALLPPGRDLNFGQKMGLLFAGVAAVMQLVFGGFLAVKRWQLGKLERGYRRKEASSAAPLT, from the coding sequence ATGGccggaaaccctaaccctaatcccacCACCCTTCCCCCTTCCTCGAACCCCCgacccctaaccctaaccctaatcctcaccctcaccctcgccctcgccgccgccgaccccctatccccttccccttccccttccccctccCCTTTCTTTCCCCCTCGTACTCCCCCAAAGCAAACCAATTCCGCGCCCTCCGGCCTCCCCGCCTCGCCCCTCCGCCTCCCACCACCCCACCATCCCCGCGTCCCCGCCGCGCTGCTGCCGCCCGGGAGGGACCTCAATTTCGGGCAGAAGATGGGGTTGCTCTTCGCCGGAGTCGCCGCGGTGATGCAGCTCGTGTTCGGGGGCTTCCTAGCTGTAAAAAGATGGCAATTGGGGAAGCTGGAGAGGGGATATAGGCGAAAGGAGGCGTCTTCCGCTGCTCCTTTGACCTAA